A genomic window from Candidatus Saccharibacteria bacterium includes:
- a CDS encoding co-chaperone GroES, producing the protein MTKVPLSPLGERIVATREETATKTATGLYLPESAKEKSQVAKVVAVGKDAREVKVGDRIIIGGYSTTEAKINGVEYMIVKEEDVLAVVA; encoded by the coding sequence ATGACAAAAGTTCCGCTATCGCCACTCGGTGAACGCATCGTCGCAACTCGCGAGGAAACAGCTACAAAAACCGCTACTGGATTGTATCTACCAGAGAGCGCCAAGGAAAAATCTCAGGTCGCAAAAGTCGTCGCGGTCGGCAAAGACGCCCGCGAAGTCAAGGTCGGCGACCGTATCATTATCGGTGGCTATTCGACTACCGAGGCCAAAATCAACGGCGTCGAATACATGATCGTCAAAGAAGAAGACGTCTTGGCAGTAGTCGCCTAA
- the groL gene encoding chaperonin GroEL (60 kDa chaperone family; promotes refolding of misfolded polypeptides especially under stressful conditions; forms two stacked rings of heptamers to form a barrel-shaped 14mer; ends can be capped by GroES; misfolded proteins enter the barrel where they are refolded when GroES binds), giving the protein MAKKIFYDDEAREKILAGAKKLADAVKVTMGPKGRNVVIGKTYGGPSVTHDGVTVAEAVDLPETEETLGEKVGAELIKQAAKKMNKAAGDGTTTVTVLTYEILANANRLIAAGHNPMELRRGVEKAGAEVLSELNKLAEPITDKKDRVAEVATISAGDSEIGTLIAEVIAKIGSEGVVSVEEGQGLAMEAEVVEGFTFDRGYVSAYMATDTTRMEAVYNKPAIVITDKKVSSVQEFLPILEKLAAAGKKDVVLIADEVEGEALGVLILNRLKGVFNTVAVKAPSFGDRRKDVLADIAALTGATVITDDQGLSFENVGLEVVGTARKVIVGKDSTTIIEGAGDKKAIAERVAQIRAQAKVAPSDYDREQLDKRAASLGGKVAVIKVGGATETEIEEKKYRVDDAVAAVKAALLDGIVPGGGITPVTLAASIKGTEAGAEILRSALMAPFKQLMSNAGLNAEALLAQVQNAKAGQGVDVNHPDKGLVDLKSAGVVDPARVTREAIQNAVSIASTAMTMGALVVEIPEPKAPAAPDMGSMGMM; this is encoded by the coding sequence ATGGCAAAGAAAATTTTCTACGATGATGAGGCCCGCGAAAAGATTCTCGCTGGCGCAAAAAAATTAGCTGATGCAGTCAAAGTCACCATGGGACCAAAAGGTCGCAACGTGGTGATCGGTAAAACCTACGGCGGGCCAAGCGTCACCCACGACGGCGTCACCGTCGCTGAGGCAGTTGATCTGCCAGAGACCGAGGAGACTCTGGGTGAAAAAGTCGGTGCCGAGCTGATTAAACAAGCCGCCAAGAAAATGAACAAAGCCGCTGGCGACGGCACGACGACCGTCACGGTGTTGACTTATGAAATCCTAGCTAACGCCAATCGCCTGATCGCCGCTGGCCACAATCCAATGGAACTACGTCGCGGGGTAGAGAAGGCTGGCGCCGAGGTTCTATCTGAACTAAACAAACTCGCTGAGCCAATTACCGACAAAAAAGATCGTGTCGCCGAAGTCGCCACCATTAGTGCTGGTGATAGCGAAATCGGCACACTGATCGCCGAAGTCATCGCTAAAATCGGTAGCGAAGGTGTCGTCAGCGTCGAAGAAGGCCAGGGTCTGGCCATGGAGGCCGAGGTCGTCGAAGGCTTTACCTTTGATCGCGGCTACGTCAGCGCCTACATGGCGACCGATACCACTCGTATGGAGGCTGTCTACAACAAACCAGCCATCGTCATCACCGACAAAAAAGTCAGTTCCGTCCAGGAATTTCTACCAATTCTCGAGAAATTAGCGGCTGCTGGTAAAAAAGATGTCGTCCTGATCGCTGACGAGGTCGAGGGCGAGGCGCTCGGCGTACTGATCTTGAACCGATTAAAGGGCGTCTTTAACACCGTCGCCGTTAAAGCCCCGAGTTTTGGGGATCGCCGCAAAGACGTTCTCGCTGATATCGCCGCCCTGACTGGTGCAACGGTTATCACCGACGATCAAGGTTTGAGCTTTGAAAATGTCGGCCTCGAGGTCGTCGGTACCGCCCGCAAAGTCATTGTTGGCAAAGATTCGACCACTATTATCGAGGGCGCTGGCGATAAAAAGGCTATCGCTGAACGTGTCGCTCAGATCAGAGCTCAGGCCAAAGTCGCTCCGTCTGACTACGACCGCGAACAGCTCGACAAACGCGCCGCTTCGCTCGGCGGTAAAGTCGCCGTCATCAAAGTTGGTGGCGCCACCGAAACCGAAATCGAGGAAAAGAAATACCGTGTCGATGACGCTGTCGCCGCCGTCAAGGCCGCCTTGCTCGATGGTATTGTACCCGGCGGCGGCATCACGCCGGTTACTCTCGCTGCTAGTATCAAAGGTACTGAAGCTGGCGCCGAAATTCTACGCAGTGCACTGATGGCACCGTTCAAACAGCTCATGAGCAACGCGGGCCTCAACGCCGAAGCCTTGCTAGCCCAGGTGCAGAACGCCAAAGCCGGTCAGGGTGTTGATGTCAATCACCCCGATAAAGGCCTCGTTGACCTAAAGAGCGCCGGCGTGGTCGATCCAGCTCGCGTTACCCGCGAAGCCATCCAGAATGCCGTATCCATCGCCTCAACCGCGATGACCATGGGTGCCCTAGTCGTTGAAATCCCTGAGCCAAAAGCCCCAGCCGCCCCTGATATGGGTAGTATGGGCATGATGTAG
- a CDS encoding amidinotransferase: MINQRVIVSGADYFALDAPINPYYDDKPVNVNAAKSDHAAIVQAFEQAGIEVVKVFPPQDSQDGVYAANWALVRGRKAVMARLPEARKAEETYAAKALRDLGVEVITVPEDWHFSGQGDALPCGRFLLAGQGYRSDPRAQAFAAKTLGYELVQLQTLPQLDANGRPQINVASGWPDSFFYDIDLAMAVIREDLIAYCPEAFDEASRAKIANLPVEKIIVSYDEAVKGFACNLVSTGETVIMSNHAPKLKDELARRGLTVLTPQVDELVRGGGFIRCVSLTLD; encoded by the coding sequence ATGATAAACCAACGAGTGATTGTTTCTGGCGCTGATTATTTTGCACTCGATGCACCAATTAACCCTTATTATGACGACAAGCCGGTCAACGTGAATGCGGCCAAATCTGATCATGCGGCGATAGTTCAGGCCTTTGAACAGGCTGGTATAGAGGTGGTCAAGGTTTTCCCGCCACAGGATTCTCAGGACGGCGTTTATGCGGCTAATTGGGCGCTGGTACGTGGTCGCAAAGCGGTAATGGCGCGATTGCCCGAGGCTCGGAAGGCTGAGGAGACCTATGCAGCCAAAGCCCTCAGAGATTTAGGCGTCGAAGTTATTACTGTACCAGAGGACTGGCATTTTTCTGGTCAAGGTGACGCCTTGCCGTGCGGTCGATTCCTGCTCGCTGGACAAGGTTACCGATCCGATCCGCGAGCCCAAGCCTTCGCGGCTAAAACCTTGGGGTATGAATTGGTGCAATTACAAACGCTGCCGCAGTTGGATGCTAATGGGCGGCCGCAGATCAATGTCGCCAGCGGTTGGCCGGACAGCTTTTTTTATGATATTGATCTCGCTATGGCGGTGATTCGCGAGGATTTGATTGCCTATTGCCCCGAGGCGTTTGACGAAGCCTCGCGCGCTAAAATAGCCAATTTACCAGTGGAAAAAATTATTGTGAGCTATGACGAGGCCGTCAAAGGCTTTGCCTGCAACCTAGTCTCAACCGGCGAGACAGTCATCATGAGCAATCACGCGCCCAAATTAAAGGATGAACTAGCGCGCCGCGGTCTCACTGTGCTAACTCCGCAGGTAGATGAGCTGGTTAGAGGTGGCGGATTTATCCGCTGCGTTTCGTTAACGCTTGACTAG
- a CDS encoding HAD-IIB family hydrolase — protein sequence MKKVLAFDIDETLNVAKTPMTTEMAETLAECMDYFQVCAISGQKFDQFLRQLVEPMGQAGTPERLANFHLMVAQGTQYYRFDIDKNDWELVYSHPLTDEEVAQMTAALETASKQTGNWHDNPAGEIIENRISLVAFSALGQAATPEDKYAWDPDMEKRKKIVAIAQKLAPQFEFEIGGTTTINVCRPGTNKVFGMTGLMEQLNVTKEDILYFGDMVQPGGNDYPVVQMGIDTIAVKKWQDTLFALRGILGVSK from the coding sequence ATGAAAAAAGTATTGGCATTTGATATCGATGAAACCCTGAACGTGGCAAAGACGCCAATGACGACCGAGATGGCTGAAACGCTGGCCGAATGTATGGATTATTTCCAAGTCTGCGCCATTTCCGGGCAAAAATTTGATCAATTCCTACGCCAACTGGTCGAACCAATGGGGCAGGCCGGTACGCCAGAACGCCTAGCAAATTTCCATTTGATGGTTGCCCAGGGCACCCAATATTATCGCTTTGATATCGATAAAAATGACTGGGAATTAGTCTATTCACATCCATTGACCGACGAAGAAGTCGCCCAGATGACCGCCGCACTCGAAACCGCTAGCAAACAAACCGGTAACTGGCACGACAATCCAGCTGGCGAAATCATCGAGAACCGTATTAGTCTGGTGGCTTTTTCGGCGCTCGGCCAAGCCGCCACTCCCGAGGATAAATACGCCTGGGATCCTGATATGGAAAAACGAAAAAAGATCGTCGCCATCGCACAGAAACTGGCACCACAGTTTGAATTCGAAATCGGTGGCACAACGACGATCAATGTTTGCCGACCTGGCACCAACAAAGTATTCGGCATGACTGGACTAATGGAGCAACTCAACGTCACCAAAGAAGACATTTTGTACTTTGGCGATATGGTGCAACCTGGCGGCAATGATTATCCGGTGGTGCAAATGGGCATCGATACTATCGCTGTTAAAAAATGGCAAGACACGCTGTTCGCCCTGCGCGGCATCCTCGGCGTATCTAAATAA
- a CDS encoding UDP-N-acetylmuramoyl-L-alanyl-D-glutamate--2,6-diaminopimelate ligase, protein MTAKKLIRKIPGFNTIVVPYHRAKAFRAASKYDYPASGMKVIAVTGTNGKTTTSFMIHSLLKEAGKKVGLMTTVAYGINDDLKPQIEHMTTVSAGALNRRIAEMRDAGAEYLVLEVTSHALAQYRTFGIPIDVAVMTNVTHEHLDYHKTFKNYVTAKRLLFKNTQHTHKGQHIGIINADDPSAELFAGDIEHPITYGIDNGDLQARQIKLSPSGVEYYVKVGQNKLHIRSSIPGAFNVYNSLAAVAVGIVYELTTEQIERGIAALQSVEGRMNRIDAGQAFEVVVDFAHTPDSFEKLLSDFRASTRGKLIVMFGSAGRRDESKRATQGEIAGKYGDVVVLTEEDDRDIDGDEILAQIAKGAERSGKKLDQDLFKVHDRAEAIEFAFKQATSKDDVVMLLGKGHEKTIERADGTHPWNENNVATKILQKLVKR, encoded by the coding sequence ATGACTGCAAAGAAACTCATTCGCAAAATCCCTGGCTTTAATACAATAGTGGTGCCGTACCATCGCGCCAAAGCCTTCCGCGCCGCGAGCAAATACGATTATCCTGCCTCTGGCATGAAAGTTATCGCCGTTACCGGCACCAATGGCAAGACGACCACTAGTTTTATGATCCATTCACTATTAAAAGAGGCCGGCAAGAAGGTTGGTCTGATGACGACCGTTGCCTATGGTATCAACGATGATCTGAAACCACAGATCGAACACATGACAACCGTTAGTGCTGGTGCATTGAACCGCCGCATCGCCGAGATGCGCGACGCCGGTGCTGAATATCTGGTCCTCGAGGTAACGTCGCACGCTCTGGCGCAATATCGCACCTTTGGCATCCCAATTGACGTCGCGGTGATGACGAACGTCACTCACGAGCATCTCGATTACCATAAAACTTTCAAAAACTACGTGACAGCAAAGAGGTTATTATTCAAAAATACCCAGCATACCCACAAAGGCCAGCATATCGGCATTATCAACGCTGATGATCCTTCGGCAGAACTATTTGCAGGTGACATCGAACATCCGATCACCTACGGCATCGACAATGGCGACCTCCAGGCTAGACAAATTAAATTATCACCATCCGGGGTCGAGTACTATGTCAAGGTCGGCCAAAATAAATTACACATTAGGTCATCGATTCCAGGTGCTTTTAATGTCTACAACTCACTCGCAGCAGTAGCGGTGGGTATCGTCTATGAACTGACAACTGAACAGATCGAGCGCGGTATCGCAGCCCTCCAATCTGTCGAGGGTCGCATGAATCGCATCGATGCTGGGCAAGCTTTCGAAGTCGTCGTCGATTTTGCTCACACCCCAGACAGCTTTGAAAAATTGCTCAGCGATTTTCGAGCCTCCACCCGAGGTAAATTGATCGTTATGTTCGGCTCGGCCGGACGCCGCGACGAGAGCAAGCGGGCGACTCAGGGTGAAATCGCTGGTAAATATGGTGATGTCGTCGTCCTAACAGAGGAGGACGACCGAGATATTGATGGCGATGAGATTTTAGCGCAAATTGCCAAAGGGGCAGAACGATCTGGCAAAAAACTCGACCAGGACCTATTCAAGGTTCACGACCGCGCCGAGGCTATTGAATTCGCGTTCAAACAGGCTACGTCAAAGGACGATGTCGTTATGCTGCTCGGCAAAGGTCACGAAAAAACTATCGAGCGCGCCGACGGTACCCATCCCTGGAATGAAAATAATGTTGCAACTAAAATACTGCAAAAACTAGTCAAGCGTTAA